Proteins from a genomic interval of Rhodococcus rhodochrous:
- a CDS encoding precorrin-2 C(20)-methyltransferase, which yields MSDTMPGRFYGVGLGPGDPELITRKAARLIAEADVLAYYSGTHGRSIARSIAADLIPDGVIEELLVYPVTTGTTDHPGGYDGAIADFYDESAARLAVHLDAGRTVVVLCEGDPLFYGSYMYLHDRLAPRYPTEVVPGVTSVSAASAAAAEPMVRRTDVLTILPGTLPAPELARRLADTDGAAIMKLGRTFPAVREALAQSGRLDDAVYVERASMDRQRILPVTEVDADAVPYFSVILTAGDRSPRNRAVADRSRPSVAAEVTHPEANELFVVGLGPADEKWLTAEAADALAKVDHVVGYGPYVDRVPVRPGLHRHSSGNTVEVDRARFALDLALSGEKVAVVSGGDAGVFGMASAVFEAAQDDTYASVPIRVLPGVSAVQAVAARAGAPIGGDFAVMSLSDRLKPWDVIEKRLAAVSEADLVLGIYNPASRSRTTQVADAKTVLLRHRPADTVVVIGRDVGRSGESLEVTTLEKLDPAGIDMKCLLIVGAAGTSVTPTGAVWTKRSVDGQSSGSSTTDWTSRP from the coding sequence ATGAGCGACACGATGCCAGGCAGGTTCTACGGCGTGGGCCTCGGTCCCGGTGATCCCGAACTCATCACACGCAAGGCCGCGCGGCTGATCGCCGAGGCCGACGTGCTCGCCTACTATTCCGGCACGCACGGCCGCTCCATCGCCCGGTCGATCGCCGCCGACCTGATCCCGGACGGGGTGATCGAGGAACTGCTCGTGTACCCGGTGACGACGGGCACCACCGATCACCCGGGCGGCTACGACGGTGCGATCGCCGATTTCTACGACGAGTCCGCCGCCCGGCTCGCCGTCCACCTCGACGCGGGACGCACCGTCGTCGTGCTCTGCGAAGGCGACCCCCTGTTCTACGGCTCGTACATGTACCTGCACGACCGCCTCGCTCCGCGATACCCGACGGAAGTGGTGCCGGGGGTGACGTCGGTGTCCGCCGCATCTGCTGCGGCCGCCGAACCGATGGTGCGCCGCACCGATGTCCTCACCATCCTGCCCGGCACGTTGCCCGCCCCGGAACTCGCACGGCGGCTCGCCGACACCGACGGCGCGGCGATCATGAAGCTGGGCAGGACGTTTCCCGCCGTCCGGGAAGCTCTCGCCCAGTCCGGTCGCCTCGACGACGCCGTCTATGTCGAACGCGCGTCGATGGATCGGCAACGCATCCTGCCGGTCACCGAGGTCGACGCCGACGCGGTGCCGTACTTCTCGGTGATCCTCACGGCCGGTGACCGCTCGCCGAGGAATCGCGCCGTCGCCGACCGATCACGGCCCTCCGTAGCGGCCGAGGTGACACATCCGGAGGCGAACGAACTGTTCGTCGTCGGGTTGGGTCCCGCGGACGAGAAGTGGCTGACCGCCGAGGCCGCCGACGCACTCGCGAAGGTCGATCACGTCGTCGGATACGGACCGTATGTCGATCGCGTCCCGGTACGTCCCGGCCTGCACCGTCATTCGAGTGGCAACACCGTCGAGGTCGACCGCGCGCGATTCGCTCTCGACCTCGCGCTGTCGGGCGAGAAGGTCGCGGTGGTCTCCGGTGGCGACGCCGGGGTGTTCGGGATGGCGTCCGCGGTGTTCGAGGCCGCCCAGGACGACACCTACGCGTCGGTGCCGATCCGCGTCCTGCCGGGCGTCTCCGCGGTGCAGGCCGTCGCGGCGCGTGCCGGCGCCCCGATCGGCGGCGACTTCGCGGTGATGAGCCTGTCCGATCGCCTCAAGCCGTGGGACGTGATCGAGAAGCGGTTGGCCGCGGTGTCCGAGGCCGATCTCGTCCTGGGCATCTACAACCCGGCGTCGCGGTCTCGGACGACGCAGGTCGCGGATGCGAAAACTGTTCTGCTGAGGCATCGTCCGGCCGACACCGTCGTCGTGATCGGGCGCGATGTGGGACGGTCCGGTGAGTCGCTCGAGGTCACGACGCTCGAGAAGCTGGATCCGGCGGGTATCGACATGAAGTGCCTGCTCATCGTCGGTGCTGCGGGTACCTCCGTGACACCGACCGGTGCGGTGTGGACGAAACGATCGGTGGACGGTCAGAGTTCGGGATCGTCGACGACCGACTGGACGAGCCGGCCGTAG
- the cobF gene encoding precorrin-6A synthase (deacetylating): MRVRLIGIGPGGPDDLTVAAVRALESVDVFLVPDKKRGVDDLVAVREEILRRHTSGSYRMVVVPDPPRDRNPERYGDEVRDWHAARAEAYETVLLEQVREDETVGFLVWGDPSLYDSTIRVVERILERGRVWFDYDVVPGISSVQLLAARHRLVLNTIGGPITVTTGRRLLRDVAAGASNIVVMLDSGLACADLDGTWSMWWGANLGTDDEELVAGKLAEVLPAIREARVRAKQARGWVMDTYLLRRG, from the coding sequence GTGAGGGTTCGGCTCATCGGGATCGGCCCCGGGGGACCGGACGATCTCACGGTGGCGGCGGTGCGCGCCCTCGAGAGCGTCGACGTCTTCCTCGTGCCCGACAAGAAGCGGGGCGTGGACGATCTCGTGGCGGTCCGCGAAGAGATCCTGCGCCGTCACACTTCCGGCTCCTATCGGATGGTCGTGGTGCCCGACCCGCCCCGCGACCGGAACCCGGAGCGCTACGGAGACGAGGTGCGCGACTGGCACGCCGCCCGCGCCGAGGCATACGAGACCGTTCTGCTCGAACAGGTTCGGGAGGACGAGACGGTCGGCTTCCTGGTCTGGGGGGATCCGAGCCTGTACGACAGCACGATCCGCGTCGTCGAACGCATCCTCGAACGCGGGAGGGTGTGGTTCGACTACGACGTCGTTCCCGGTATCAGCAGCGTGCAACTGCTCGCGGCCCGACATCGTCTCGTGCTCAACACCATCGGTGGGCCGATCACCGTGACGACCGGTCGTCGGTTGCTTCGGGACGTCGCAGCGGGTGCGTCGAACATCGTGGTGATGCTCGACAGCGGCCTTGCCTGCGCCGACCTCGACGGGACATGGAGCATGTGGTGGGGCGCGAATCTGGGAACCGACGACGAAGAACTCGTCGCGGGCAAGCTGGCCGAGGTGCTTCCCGCGATCCGTGAGGCCCGTGTCCGGGCCAAGCAGGCCCGCGGCTGGGTGATGGACACCTATTTACTGCGGCGAGGGTGA
- a CDS encoding SDR family oxidoreductase translates to MPDQDQYRMQHPGEQHPVPPLEEQPEIAYPGATADLLSAPDHGEATYRGSGRLEGRRALITGGDSGIGRAVAVAFAREGADVVLAYLDEEDEDGKRTAELVEQAGRRAVRMPGDIRVEEFCRRLIDTTVSELGGIDILVNNAAYQHLEPGGIGDISTEQFDRVMKTNLYALFWLSKYAVAAMAPGSTIVNTTSIQAVSPSPGLLDYATTKAGIVDFTKGLASDVAGKGIRVNAVAPGPIWTPLIPATMPKDAYEQFGKDTPLGRPGQPAELAPAYVFLASQESSYITGETIAVTGGVPFT, encoded by the coding sequence ATGCCGGACCAGGACCAGTACCGCATGCAGCACCCGGGGGAGCAGCACCCGGTTCCACCGCTCGAGGAGCAACCGGAGATCGCCTACCCCGGCGCGACCGCCGATCTGCTCTCCGCCCCGGACCACGGGGAGGCGACGTACCGGGGGAGCGGACGACTCGAAGGTCGTCGCGCCCTGATCACCGGCGGTGATTCCGGTATCGGACGGGCGGTCGCGGTCGCCTTCGCGCGGGAGGGTGCCGACGTCGTCCTGGCCTATCTCGACGAGGAGGACGAGGACGGCAAGCGGACCGCCGAACTCGTCGAGCAGGCGGGACGCCGCGCGGTGCGCATGCCCGGCGACATCCGAGTGGAGGAGTTCTGCCGGCGATTGATCGACACGACGGTGTCCGAACTCGGCGGCATCGACATCCTCGTCAACAACGCCGCCTATCAGCATCTCGAACCCGGCGGCATCGGCGACATCTCCACCGAGCAGTTCGACCGCGTGATGAAGACGAACCTCTACGCCCTGTTCTGGCTGTCGAAGTACGCGGTCGCCGCGATGGCGCCGGGTTCGACGATCGTCAACACCACCTCGATCCAGGCGGTGAGCCCGTCGCCGGGTCTGCTCGACTACGCAACCACGAAGGCCGGCATCGTCGACTTCACCAAGGGCCTCGCCTCCGACGTGGCGGGCAAGGGCATCCGCGTCAATGCGGTTGCACCCGGCCCGATCTGGACACCCCTCATTCCCGCGACCATGCCGAAGGACGCGTACGAGCAGTTCGGCAAGGACACCCCGCTCGGTCGCCCCGGCCAACCCGCCGAACTCGCCCCGGCCTACGTCTTCCTCGCCTCCCAGGAGTCGAGCTACATCACCGGGGAGACCATCGCCGTCACCGGCGGGGTCCCGTTCACCTGA
- a CDS encoding Rv2732c family membrane protein — protein sequence MSADGTSADLSAYRNDFARIEKKVAGEFDAGRRGRVLAICVVVLTVCMLLPQTSSAWSWTVFGSWFGDTAPVAVPLRIFAVLALVFGVVISTLALWLRRWKLASLAMLGSGLSSFFGLLAYWSQAGMITNAPHHPTVALIAEWLVMIVMTSQWLPIVLSRSPTDVPPRPHPLRTGRR from the coding sequence ATGAGCGCGGACGGTACGAGCGCAGACCTGTCGGCCTATCGGAACGACTTCGCCCGGATCGAGAAGAAGGTCGCCGGGGAGTTCGACGCCGGTCGCCGCGGACGGGTCCTGGCGATCTGCGTCGTCGTCCTGACGGTGTGCATGTTGCTTCCACAGACGTCGTCGGCATGGTCGTGGACGGTCTTCGGCAGTTGGTTCGGCGACACCGCGCCCGTAGCGGTGCCGCTGCGGATCTTCGCGGTCCTGGCCCTGGTGTTCGGGGTGGTGATCTCGACGCTGGCGTTGTGGCTGCGACGGTGGAAGCTGGCGTCGCTCGCGATGCTCGGCTCGGGGCTGTCGTCGTTCTTCGGGCTGTTGGCGTACTGGTCGCAGGCGGGGATGATCACGAACGCACCGCATCATCCGACCGTGGCGTTGATCGCCGAATGGCTGGTGATGATCGTGATGACGTCGCAGTGGTTGCCGATCGTGCTGAGCCGGTCGCCCACGGACGTCCCGCCCCGGCCGCATCCGCTGCGGACCGGTCGACGGTAG
- a CDS encoding class I SAM-dependent methyltransferase yields MQFAGPAEQYNRFMGRYAATLAPALADAGGVRGGHRVCDVGCGPGGLTRELVARVGAANVAAIDPATQFAAACRQIAPEIDVRVGVAENLPWPDGTFDVTLASLVLGFMNDPELGVREMVRVTRPGGTVAACMWDTTAGGMTMLRVFWTAVGTVEPGTPGERTLPGTSEGDIAERFRRAGLHEVVGGALSARADYADFSDFWEPFTFGVGPAGRHLVSMAERHRVAVRDACRAALPSGPFSLDARAWYARGTVPDERNSPSPQ; encoded by the coding sequence ATGCAGTTCGCCGGACCGGCCGAACAGTACAACCGCTTCATGGGCCGCTACGCAGCGACGCTCGCGCCCGCCCTGGCGGACGCGGGTGGGGTGAGGGGCGGGCATCGGGTCTGCGACGTGGGATGCGGACCGGGTGGGCTCACCCGTGAACTGGTCGCCCGGGTCGGTGCAGCGAACGTCGCAGCGATCGATCCCGCTACCCAGTTCGCGGCGGCGTGCCGGCAGATCGCACCGGAGATCGACGTCCGCGTCGGGGTGGCCGAGAACCTGCCGTGGCCGGACGGAACGTTCGACGTCACCCTGGCATCGTTGGTTCTCGGATTCATGAACGATCCCGAACTGGGTGTGCGGGAGATGGTGCGGGTGACCCGTCCGGGCGGCACCGTCGCCGCGTGCATGTGGGACACCACCGCCGGCGGGATGACGATGCTCCGCGTCTTCTGGACCGCAGTGGGAACGGTCGAGCCCGGCACTCCGGGTGAGAGGACACTGCCCGGTACCAGCGAAGGCGACATCGCCGAGCGGTTTCGGCGGGCGGGTCTGCACGAGGTGGTCGGCGGCGCCCTGTCCGCGCGCGCCGATTACGCCGATTTCTCCGACTTCTGGGAACCCTTCACGTTCGGTGTGGGACCGGCCGGTCGGCACCTGGTCTCGATGGCCGAAAGGCACCGCGTCGCAGTGCGTGATGCCTGCCGGGCTGCTCTTCCGTCCGGACCGTTCTCGCTCGACGCCCGCGCCTGGTATGCGCGGGGAACGGTTCCGGACGAACGGAACTCACCCTCGCCGCAGTAA
- a CDS encoding cobalamin biosynthesis protein CobG: protein MRLRVPGGQVPDGALRALSDAAIAYADGDVHLTSRGNLQLRGIGLDECGAVPAGLAEVVTAAGLLPSASHERVRNIVASPLTGLAGGLTDVRPLVRELDAGLCADPVLADLPGRFLFGLDDGRGDIAALRCDLTAVALDDGTARIVVGGLAGPTVRLTQVPETLLRRARRFVEIRESVWHVRQLPRAGAELGGTVSAPRPPVFTMPYGTIGDAVSVMVPLGILTPTMVAALPDSGVVVTPWRGLILPSGSNLVALRETGFETIPDSPWQRVTACTGAPGCSLAGGDTRALARRIVAGDTTDSRIHVAGCERACGAPHSPHRLVFARSTP from the coding sequence GTGCGGCTTCGCGTGCCCGGAGGGCAGGTACCCGACGGGGCGCTCCGAGCACTGTCGGACGCGGCCATCGCCTACGCCGATGGCGACGTGCACCTCACGTCGCGGGGAAACCTGCAGCTCAGAGGCATCGGACTCGACGAGTGCGGTGCCGTCCCCGCCGGACTGGCCGAAGTCGTCACGGCGGCCGGACTGCTGCCGTCGGCGAGCCACGAACGGGTGCGGAACATCGTCGCCTCGCCGCTGACGGGACTCGCCGGTGGACTCACCGACGTCCGGCCTCTCGTCCGCGAACTCGACGCCGGACTGTGCGCCGATCCGGTCCTCGCCGACCTGCCCGGCCGGTTCCTGTTCGGCCTCGACGACGGCCGTGGCGACATCGCGGCGCTGCGGTGCGATCTCACCGCCGTCGCGCTCGACGACGGGACCGCGCGGATCGTCGTGGGTGGACTCGCCGGCCCTACGGTACGGCTCACGCAGGTCCCGGAGACGCTCCTGCGCCGGGCCCGCCGCTTCGTCGAGATTCGCGAGTCGGTGTGGCACGTGCGTCAACTTCCGCGTGCGGGAGCGGAACTCGGCGGTACCGTTTCCGCTCCGCGGCCACCGGTCTTCACCATGCCGTACGGCACGATCGGCGACGCGGTGTCGGTGATGGTGCCGCTGGGGATTCTCACCCCCACCATGGTCGCTGCATTGCCCGATAGCGGTGTGGTCGTCACGCCCTGGCGCGGCCTGATACTTCCGTCCGGATCGAATCTCGTCGCGCTGCGCGAGACCGGTTTCGAGACGATCCCCGATTCACCGTGGCAGCGGGTGACCGCGTGCACGGGAGCGCCCGGGTGTAGCCTCGCCGGAGGTGACACCCGAGCGCTGGCTCGCCGGATCGTCGCCGGAGATACCACCGATTCCCGAATTCACGTCGCCGGATGCGAACGCGCCTGCGGCGCACCGCACTCGCCTCACCGCCTCGTTTTCGCCAGGAGCACCCCGTGA
- a CDS encoding SDR family NAD(P)-dependent oxidoreductase, translating to MQIRDRVFVVTGGGNGIGRDVVLELLVRGARVAAVDLRAEALDGTRALAVAYDDRLTTHTVDVSDRAAVEALVGEVTAAHGRVDGVANVAGIIQKFVPFADLPYDEMNKVLDVNYWGVVHMCKAFLPELLSRPEASLLNVSSMGAFVPVPGQSVYGASKAAVKLLTEGLYAELRTTKVAVTLVFPGAVRTGIAENSGAAIPGRNTDASVRITSSAEAAHRIADAIEKGTFRVCIGKDAMMLDLLARLVPRRSIEFLAKKMGSLVER from the coding sequence ATGCAGATCCGTGACAGGGTTTTCGTCGTCACCGGTGGAGGCAACGGAATCGGACGCGACGTCGTCCTCGAACTCCTCGTGCGTGGGGCGCGGGTCGCGGCGGTCGACCTCCGCGCCGAGGCTCTCGACGGCACCCGTGCCCTGGCGGTCGCGTACGACGACCGTCTGACCACCCACACGGTCGACGTTTCCGATCGCGCCGCCGTCGAAGCCCTGGTGGGCGAGGTGACCGCAGCACACGGGCGGGTCGACGGGGTCGCCAACGTCGCCGGCATCATCCAGAAGTTCGTCCCGTTCGCAGACCTGCCGTACGACGAGATGAACAAGGTGCTCGACGTCAACTACTGGGGCGTCGTCCATATGTGCAAGGCGTTCCTCCCCGAGCTGCTGAGCCGTCCCGAGGCGAGCCTGCTCAACGTGTCGAGCATGGGTGCCTTCGTGCCGGTGCCGGGCCAGTCGGTCTACGGCGCGAGCAAGGCGGCGGTCAAGCTGCTCACCGAGGGCCTGTACGCCGAACTGCGCACGACGAAGGTCGCGGTGACGCTGGTGTTCCCCGGCGCCGTCCGCACCGGCATCGCCGAGAACTCCGGTGCCGCGATCCCGGGACGCAACACCGATGCCTCCGTCAGGATCACCTCGTCCGCCGAGGCCGCACACAGGATCGCCGACGCGATCGAGAAGGGCACCTTCCGGGTGTGCATCGGCAAGGACGCGATGATGCTCGACCTGCTCGCCCGGCTCGTGCCGCGTCGCAGCATCGAGTTCCTGGCGAAGAAGATGGGCTCGCTCGTCGAGCGCTGA
- the cobN gene encoding cobaltochelatase subunit CobN, with product MTRLTLLSTSDTDLLSARSSGADWVLGNPSRLDVSTELPALLDGSDLVVVRILGSARSWRSGLDTVLAAGVPVIVLGGEQTPDAELMEHSTVPIGIAAEAHRYLAHGGPANLGQLHAFLNDTVLLGGDGFEPPAELPEWGVLDRPESSGGARLPRVGVLFYRAHHTSGNVQFAHDLADAIDATGTARGVVIHCASLRGALDDLLAELGTLDALVVTVLAAGGTRPATVSAGGEDEAWDVGALAALDIPILQALCLTWSRGDWAESDDGVSPLDSATQIAVPEFDGRIITVPFSFKELDADGLPRYVTDPERCRRVAGIAVSHARLRHVPPAQRRIAVMLSAYPTKHSRVGNAVGLDTPVSAIRMLRALRDAGYDLGDGFPGMDVEDDTEAGNALIHALIDAGGQDEEWLTAEQLAGNPVRVSTSDYLRWTDGLPAELTDAMIEAWGPAPGRLFVDGDAIVLATLQAGNVVLMIQPPRGFGENPVAIYHDPDMAPSHHYLAAYKWVEHGFGADAVVHLGKHGSMEWLPGKNAGLSAACATDAAIGNLPLIYPFLVNDPGEGAQAKRRAHATIVDHLIPPMARAESYGDIARLEQLLDEYSNIAAMDPAKLPAIRAQIWTLIQAAKLDHDLGLDDRPHDAEFDDFLLHVDGWLCEVKDAQIRDGLHVLGDAPTGEARVNLVLSILRAAQVWGGRSNAVPGLRTALGLKSDAPSKEVDAVESVARSLVQAMEDDGWNAGSSARIVETVLGHPDSEVARVLTFAADEVVPRLAGTRAELDAVLHALDGGYVPAGPSGSPLRGLVNVLPTGRNFYTVDPKAVPSRLAYDTGVALADNLIGRYLADTGEYPQSVGLSVWGTSAMRTAGDDIAEVLALIGVRPEWDAESRRVRELTVIPLEELGRPRIDVTVRISGFFRDAFPHVIGMLDDAIRMVAALDEPDEQNYVRAHARRDEAEHGDADRAVRRIFGSKPGSYGAGILQLIDSGNWRTDADLAEVYTAWGGFAYGRGLHGVPAADDMRANYRRIAVAAKNTDTREHDIADSDDYFQYHGGMVATVRALTGTDPKAYIGDSTTPDAVRTRSLAEETARVFRARVVNPRWIGAMRRHGYKGAFELAATVDYLFGYDATAGVVEDWMYESLAQNYALDPENQQFLREANPWALRGIVERLTEAADRGLWSEPDPETMNRLQQAYLDVEGDLEDRG from the coding sequence GTGACGCGCCTGACTTTGTTGTCGACGTCCGACACCGACCTGCTGTCGGCGCGGTCGAGCGGTGCCGACTGGGTGCTCGGCAACCCGTCGCGCCTCGACGTGTCCACCGAACTGCCCGCTCTGCTCGACGGATCCGACCTGGTCGTGGTGCGGATCCTGGGTTCCGCCCGCAGCTGGCGATCGGGGCTCGACACCGTGCTCGCCGCGGGTGTCCCGGTGATCGTCCTCGGCGGCGAACAGACCCCGGACGCCGAGCTCATGGAGCATTCGACGGTGCCGATCGGCATCGCTGCCGAAGCGCATCGCTATCTCGCACACGGCGGCCCGGCCAATCTCGGGCAGCTCCACGCCTTTCTGAACGACACCGTGTTGCTCGGTGGTGACGGTTTCGAACCGCCCGCCGAGCTGCCCGAATGGGGTGTGCTCGACCGTCCCGAATCGTCCGGCGGCGCGCGGTTGCCGCGCGTCGGCGTGTTGTTCTACCGAGCCCACCACACCAGCGGAAACGTCCAGTTCGCACACGACCTCGCCGACGCGATCGACGCGACCGGCACGGCTCGTGGCGTCGTGATCCACTGCGCGTCGCTGCGCGGTGCGCTCGACGACCTGCTCGCCGAACTCGGCACCCTCGACGCGCTGGTCGTGACGGTGCTGGCGGCCGGTGGCACCCGACCCGCCACCGTGAGCGCGGGAGGTGAGGACGAGGCGTGGGACGTCGGAGCGCTCGCCGCGCTCGACATCCCGATCCTGCAGGCCCTGTGCCTGACGTGGAGTCGCGGCGACTGGGCGGAATCGGACGACGGTGTGTCACCGCTCGATTCGGCCACGCAGATCGCCGTCCCCGAATTCGACGGGCGCATCATCACGGTGCCGTTCTCGTTCAAGGAACTCGACGCCGACGGCCTGCCCCGCTACGTCACCGACCCGGAACGGTGTCGACGTGTCGCCGGTATCGCGGTGTCGCACGCACGATTACGGCATGTACCTCCGGCACAGCGCCGGATCGCAGTCATGTTGTCCGCCTATCCGACCAAGCATTCCCGTGTCGGCAATGCCGTCGGCCTCGACACGCCGGTGTCGGCGATCCGGATGCTGCGCGCGCTGCGCGATGCCGGATACGACCTGGGAGACGGCTTCCCCGGCATGGACGTCGAGGACGACACCGAGGCCGGAAACGCCCTCATCCACGCCCTGATCGATGCCGGCGGGCAGGACGAGGAATGGCTCACCGCCGAGCAACTCGCCGGAAATCCGGTGCGGGTGAGCACCTCCGACTACCTTCGGTGGACCGACGGTCTACCGGCCGAGCTCACCGACGCCATGATCGAAGCGTGGGGACCGGCACCGGGACGGTTGTTCGTCGACGGTGACGCCATCGTGCTGGCGACCCTGCAAGCCGGCAACGTGGTGCTTATGATCCAGCCGCCCCGCGGATTCGGCGAGAATCCGGTGGCGATCTACCACGATCCCGACATGGCACCCTCGCACCACTACCTCGCCGCCTACAAGTGGGTCGAGCACGGCTTCGGTGCCGACGCCGTGGTGCATCTCGGCAAACACGGGTCGATGGAGTGGCTGCCGGGCAAGAACGCGGGTCTGTCCGCCGCCTGCGCGACCGACGCCGCGATCGGTAACCTGCCGCTGATCTACCCGTTCCTCGTCAACGATCCGGGCGAAGGGGCGCAGGCCAAACGCCGAGCGCACGCGACGATCGTCGACCACCTCATCCCGCCCATGGCGCGCGCCGAATCCTACGGCGACATCGCTCGTCTCGAACAGCTGCTCGACGAGTACTCGAACATCGCCGCGATGGATCCGGCGAAACTGCCCGCGATCCGGGCGCAGATCTGGACGCTCATCCAGGCGGCGAAGCTGGACCACGATCTCGGACTCGACGACCGCCCGCACGACGCCGAATTCGACGACTTCCTGTTGCACGTCGACGGATGGTTGTGCGAGGTCAAGGACGCGCAGATCCGCGACGGCCTGCACGTCCTCGGCGACGCGCCGACCGGCGAGGCGCGAGTGAATCTCGTGTTGTCGATACTGCGGGCCGCGCAGGTGTGGGGCGGCAGGAGCAACGCCGTCCCGGGTCTGCGCACCGCACTCGGGCTGAAGTCCGATGCTCCGTCGAAGGAGGTCGACGCCGTCGAGAGCGTCGCGCGGTCGCTCGTGCAGGCCATGGAGGACGACGGCTGGAACGCCGGGTCATCTGCACGCATCGTCGAAACCGTGCTCGGCCATCCTGATTCCGAGGTCGCGAGGGTGCTCACCTTCGCTGCCGACGAAGTGGTTCCCCGCCTCGCGGGCACGAGAGCCGAACTCGACGCGGTGCTGCACGCACTCGATGGTGGATACGTCCCGGCCGGTCCGTCCGGCTCGCCCTTGCGCGGCCTGGTCAACGTGCTGCCGACCGGGCGCAACTTCTACACCGTCGACCCGAAAGCCGTCCCGAGCCGGCTCGCCTACGACACCGGTGTCGCGTTGGCGGACAATCTGATCGGGCGGTATCTCGCCGACACGGGGGAGTACCCGCAGTCGGTCGGCCTGTCGGTGTGGGGGACCTCGGCGATGCGCACCGCCGGCGACGACATCGCCGAAGTGCTCGCACTCATCGGTGTGCGGCCGGAATGGGACGCCGAGTCGCGTCGGGTGCGCGAACTGACCGTGATCCCGCTCGAGGAACTCGGCCGGCCCCGCATCGACGTCACGGTCCGGATCTCCGGCTTCTTCCGGGACGCGTTCCCACACGTCATCGGGATGCTCGACGACGCGATCCGCATGGTCGCCGCCCTCGACGAACCCGACGAGCAGAACTACGTGCGAGCCCACGCTCGGCGGGACGAAGCCGAACACGGCGACGCCGACCGTGCGGTACGGCGCATCTTCGGATCGAAGCCCGGCTCGTACGGTGCCGGCATCCTGCAACTCATCGACTCAGGCAACTGGCGTACCGACGCCGATCTTGCCGAGGTCTACACGGCCTGGGGCGGATTCGCCTACGGGCGTGGGCTGCACGGTGTTCCGGCCGCCGACGACATGCGTGCGAACTATCGACGGATCGCGGTGGCGGCGAAGAACACCGACACCCGCGAACACGACATCGCCGACTCCGACGACTACTTCCAGTACCACGGCGGCATGGTCGCAACGGTGCGGGCGCTGACGGGCACCGACCCGAAGGCATACATCGGCGATTCCACCACCCCCGATGCGGTGCGCACCCGCTCACTGGCGGAGGAGACCGCACGGGTCTTCCGCGCTCGGGTCGTCAACCCGCGGTGGATCGGTGCGATGCGCCGGCACGGCTACAAGGGCGCATTCGAACTCGCCGCGACCGTCGACTACCTGTTCGGCTACGACGCCACCGCCGGTGTGGTCGAGGACTGGATGTACGAGTCGCTCGCACAGAACTATGCGCTCGACCCGGAGAACCAGCAGTTCCTCCGCGAAGCGAATCCGTGGGCGCTGCGCGGGATCGTCGAACGGCTCACCGAGGCGGCCGATCGCGGGCTGTGGTCCGAACCGGATCCCGAGACGATGAACAGACTGCAGCAGGCCTATCTCGACGTCGAGGGCGATCTCGAGGACCGGGGGTGA
- a CDS encoding precorrin-8X methylmutase, producing MTLRPPPRRYDYVTDGAEIYVRSFATIRAESELSAIPASAEKVAVRMIHASGQTDLARDLVIHSDLVPSARTALNAGAPILTDANMVASGVTRTRLPAGNDVVCLLADPRVPELAERWGTTRSAAAVSLWADRLEGSVVAIGNAPTALFHLLEMLDDGAPRPAAIVGVPVGFIGAAESKEALLDHPLQIPHLVVRGRRGGSAMASSAINALAQEKE from the coding sequence GTGACCCTTCGACCTCCCCCGCGTCGGTACGACTACGTCACCGACGGCGCCGAGATCTACGTCCGGTCGTTCGCGACGATCCGCGCCGAGTCGGAGCTGTCCGCGATTCCTGCGAGTGCGGAGAAGGTCGCGGTCCGGATGATCCATGCAAGCGGGCAGACCGATCTGGCACGAGATCTCGTGATCCACTCCGATCTTGTTCCGTCCGCCCGCACTGCTCTGAACGCAGGTGCTCCGATCCTCACCGACGCGAACATGGTGGCCTCCGGGGTCACCCGTACGCGCCTGCCCGCGGGCAACGACGTGGTGTGCCTGCTCGCCGACCCACGTGTCCCCGAACTCGCCGAGCGGTGGGGCACGACCCGTTCCGCAGCGGCGGTGTCGTTGTGGGCCGACCGCCTCGAAGGCTCCGTCGTCGCGATAGGCAATGCCCCGACGGCCCTGTTCCATCTGCTCGAGATGCTCGACGACGGCGCCCCGCGACCGGCCGCGATCGTCGGTGTTCCCGTCGGGTTCATCGGCGCCGCGGAGTCGAAGGAGGCGCTGCTCGACCATCCGCTGCAGATCCCCCATCTGGTGGTGCGGGGGCGCCGCGGCGGGTCGGCGATGGCGTCGTCCGCGATCAATGCACTTGCCCAGGAGAAGGAATGA